The DNA sequence TTGAAATCAACTTCATTTCATCGAGACATTTTAGGTATTTTTACTGGAGTTTCCggtagattttttttcagccaagGATCACAGACAAACTTTCTGTGAAACACACAATTTAAACAGGTCAATTGAGGAGCAACCTTGAATGAGCATAACTTGTGATATTTTCCATTGATTCATTTAAGACATTTGCAACCTTGAGATGAACCAACGTTCTACGTTGTCTATCAGAAGTTTGAAACACTGGCTTAGGTGTCACGGCGAGCTACAATGCTTGGCCATGTCATTTGGCTATGTCACTTTTTAACAAGAGCAATCTCAGTTCTGAGCCGCACAGTCATGATCACATTTGTCACGAACGGAGGAGTAAACATCAGCCAGCAGTCGACTCTTACAAGCGGGTCACTTCTTCCTGCAAACAAAATGGTGCATAAAAGTCAGGAAATGACATTACATCTGATTTATTCGTGtgaaatacatatttacatTGTGTGTTGAATCCCGTGTCCCATGATCTGTGTTATCCACAACCAGCAGGGAAAGAGAGCGTCCGCCTTTCTTCACCAGCATGATGACTTCCTCCAGATACTTGTTCTCCACATTCTGTCCATTCACTTCCAAGACAGCGTCTCCCTGCTGAAGCCCTGCCCTTTGCCCTGGACCCCCTTCTGAAAcctaaaagaaaagaaacacttgAACATCCTCATTTGCTCCACCCGACTCCAGCCCCACCTGGCTAACAAAGGTCCCAGGATGCTGAGGGGACTGTCCCAGGTTGAAGCCGAACCCCAGGGGGCCTTTTTGCAGGGTACAGAGGCGAGGACTGGCTGAGCCACCCGTCACTTTGTGGAGTGCAGCTGCTTTTCTGGTCTTTGGCTCCGTCTGAGGggcatcaccgtcatcatcatcatcacagaaGAGAAGAGGGGAGAGACCCATCTGTGGGAGGGAAAAGGGTCGAAGAAGAAATGTGGATCATCAAGGacttttgaatatttcattactGTGTTATGTGACCGTAACAGAGTCATGGGAATTCAGCTTTTGAAATAAAACTTACCAAGGTTTAGTAGTAATTGATGTCATTATTTCTATCATTGGTCCATCTTCATTTGACTTTATATTATTGAAAAGTAGCCGTGTTTTTAGTCTTGTCTTGATGCTAGTGACAACATGGAAATGTTTCACTCACAAGTTCGAATCTGAATTgttatgttgttgttatttttatttttatttatttatttattttatttcaaatgtttttgtcagtAGTTTGTACAAGATATTTACTTTACAAAAAGATTTTCTTGCAAGTACTGAGTTTCTCATCCTTACTTCGAGGTCTCTTCATTCAGTCTTATTCTTGTTGATAAGGCTTTGTTTtagggttctttttttttactatctTCAGTGTTGTGGGGTTTGTTGATACATATTTGATGGGCTTTGGTGAGATGGATTGTATCATGCCAGTATTATTTCCATCCAAAGGATAGGAAATGCAGCATGTTTGATGTATCTCAATTATGAGAATTCTATTCTCaataaacattaaattaaatatttgtatGAAAAGGAAGTATAGGATATTTTAACATATCATACTCACATATCTTTTTAATCtatattaaaatgttgatgcatAATTATTGACAGTATTTTCCActgatatatacatatatatacttgAAATATTTTCCATCATATTAGTTTCCTTGTACAATTCATAGCAACTTTATGACATTATTTACATTTGCCTGATGTCACCTCCTCGCTGCATCCATTATCATTTTAACCGACATAATGGATCGATCAATATTGCTGCATTAACTTTGAACTGCTACATTATAAAACACATTGCAACACCAACCTGGTTGTAAAACTCCAGTCCCTGAGGAGTGATGGTGGTGAGACAGACCTGGCGTCCACTCTTCCTCACGCACTCCACGACCTCCTCATGTGTCAGCGTCTCCACCCACTCTCCAttcacctccagcagcagctctccaCTCCTCATGGCTGCCCTCGAGGCTGGACTGTCGTTGTCCGTGCTTTGTAGTGTGTGCGCTGCAGAGCAGATCGACATGAACGTGCTGACTGTTTTCGTAACTCACACGGCTGCTGTCCAAACCCATCATCCATTatgaggttttatttttattttcacagtatCAATGAGCTTTATTTTGCTTCACCTGTGCGTCCTGATGGCGTCCTCTCCAGGCGAAGGAAGAAACCGAAGGACCCAGTGTCTGTGGTCAGGCGGAGTTTTCTGGCTCTGTGAGGCAGATTATGAGGAACAGCCATGCTAGGAAGAACGGGCATCTTCCTGCGCGTGTAGATCTTATCGCTGTCGCCGTCGATCACAAGGATGGTGATGTGATTGCCGCATTTTTTCATCTGCAAAGACGCACGATTTGACCTGAAGGGTGCGAAATAGTCAATCAGCCAAGTAAAAAAAAGCCCGCTCTGGCTAGGTACCATCCGAGTGAGAGCAGAGGGGGTGAGATCAGACGCTGCTGCTCCATTTATCCAGACTAGAAGATCTCCTTTGTGTACTCCGGCTttctcagctgctcctccttccAACAAGCTCACGGAGAAGCGACTTTTGTTGCCTATAAGAAGGACATGTTCACCGCAAAGACACTGGGGCGCAGTACTCTTTGTGTTAGTTGAGCTGTCAAAGTTACTCGGCAAATCTGTGGTCAACTGAATCAATTATTATTCCCATTTATAGCCCATAGAACATGACCCCAAGTACGAGATTGCTCTCTCTGGATGTGGAGTCTTTCCTGCATTAAACTATAAACATTACCTTCCACAGGTGTGAATCGGATACCCAGGCCTGTGGAGGGATCCCTGGTGATGTGACAAAGTCGGGGTGGTTCACGCCCATTTCCCTCATGTTTCCTTGCCAGCTCTTCGAGGCTCTGACCTCGAGCCAAAACCCTCTCGTACTCATCACCATCCAAGGTTAGCAAACACAGGTGGTGTCCGCTCAGCTTTATCTTCCTGGCAACCTGAGGAATTGAAGAGGATTCGTAAAAGATGTCGTATTCCGTGTCACTGTGTCAGACTCCAGTGTCACCTCTGAGTGAGCGGCGTCATTGATGAAGCAGCCGTTGACCTCCAAAACTCTGTCTCCGTTTTGAAGGCCGCTTCGATCAGCTACTCCTCCAGACGCCACCTTACTCACGATATGACCAGCGCGACCCCTTTCTACCAACAAGTGGAAGCCGAATGGCGCCCCCTCATCTTTCTTCAGCACGCACAACCGCGGACTGGGTGTTGTTGCTGCAGAGAGGGTCAGCACTGAGCCATGCACAAGGGTCCATTTCAGGGTCAATTTCAAGATACCTGCGTCGTCTGTGATGACCATTGCTGGGTTATCGATCCCTTCTTTGGGGTTAAAAATGAACCTCCTGTAAAGGGAGAAGAGGAGTACATCACATGGGATGGAACAGTTTTTCCAgtacaaaaacatttaagagaAGTAGTTTCTGATTTCATCACCTATGTCTCAATTATGGTGACTGAGAGGTACAAAACACAATGGTTaaagcaaaacacacaatcacatatGAAGcatacaacacaaaacacaacacaatcgttaaaagaaacacacaatcacaaaacacacaatccctaaaacaaaacacaatcgctaacacaaaacacaatacACAAGCCCTATAACGaaaaacacaatcacaaaacacacaatccctaaaaacaaaacatacaatctctataacaaaacacacaatcacaagaCAAAATTCCTagtcaccaaaacaaaacacacaatcacatatGAAGCATTTTAtgggcaaaacaaaacacacaatcataaaacaaaacacaattgctaaaacaaaacacaatcgctaaaacaaaacacaattgctaaaacaaaacacacagtcacaaaacacaacacacaatccccaaaacaaaatacacaatcacaaaacaaaacacacaatcgctaaaacagaacacacaatcactaaaacaaaacacacaatccttaaaacaaaacacacagtcacaaaacacaacacacaatccccaaaacaaaatacacaatcataaaacaaaacacacaatcactaaaacagaacacaaaatcacaaaacaaaacaaaatcacaaaacaaaacacacaatcacatacGAAGCACACAATCGacagaacaaaacacacaatcacaagaCAAAACGCACAGTcgttaaaacaaaacacacaatcacatacgaaacacacaatcacataaGAAGCATACAATCgccaaaagaaaacacacaatcaaaaaacaaagcacacaattgcccaaaacaaaacacacaatcacaagaCAAAAGTCACAATCgccaaaacaaaactcacaatCACAAGACAAAAGTCACAATCgccaaaacaaaactcacaatcataaaacaaaacacaaagacaatACAAGTGTGATCTGGATGTGGTGGTGTGAGCGCTACAAAATGTCAATGTCGACACAGCTTCTTATGCTGTAGTCGCTGCTGGccttgttgtgtgttttgcttTGAACCTCCATCCTCAATAGTTTACAGATGGGAGTCTCCACCAACGTAATTGCGATTAAATAGGCTTGATACGTGAACGTTGTCAGCTCGGATTTATCGATATTTTATCAGCGACACCTTATCTTGAGTCGCTCGAAGAACGAGCCATGTCAATTGCAAGCAAAGCAAGTTTTGAAAGTTCTGACAATTGAGCACCAAGAAATAAAAtgctaaatatattttcagttgaaaaagaaatcaagaaaataataaaaataaaaaaaaagattcaaaacTTACTCTTTAAATCCCACGGGACCTAGTGAGGATAGAAACAGTGCAGATACAGTTAGCAGATCAATACATCACAACACTTTTTCCACATTTACCTGAACCTGAAACCCGGGATCAAATAAGTTGTAGAGGATATTACGCACTCCAGTAGAGACTTACAGTTGTGCGAGTGTCTGCACAACCTCCTGACTCGGTGGGACGCATCGGAATAACTCCTCTGGCACAGTAAGTGCTGACAGTAGGCACCATAAAAGAACATTTATCTGTAGCCTTTGTCCTTTTCAAATGAGGGGAGGATACGAGCACTAACTGTGAAAACGCCTATGGAGGCGGATGTTTAAATCAGGGCTGGAATACAGAGCAGAGGTAAAGCTAATGTTCCGCCTGTACACAGTGACATTTGACCTCCACATGCTTTTTTTTCGTTCAGTTTTCGTTTataatatttcaatttatttatttattaattttttattttgtctgcatTATTTCTGGATCATGGTGGCCGACTGGTACCTGGTCTATTTACATCTGAATCaagcattatttttatttttatttttttattaaactctGTTACTGTTCTTGAGTAAGTCTAATTATACTTTGGTTTCCTCAAACTGCTTGTGTGGCACTGTGAGAAGTGCCCTTTCAGCACAACAGCTGAGCCAGTCATAGACACTGAAATGGTCACATGGCATTGGAAATTCATCCTATCAGTACACATGAATCTGCTGCCAGATGGGCACTTTTCTGCCCCAAGATATGGGATGGAAACTCCCCTAATATTCAGTCAGAGAGTGACTCCTTTGACAGTGGGAAGAAGGGAACTATACTcaagttttaaaatgaatgtgctTCATGTTCACACACAACAACATTTCTAAGCCAATAGAATTTGTGTCACCTGCCACCACTGCTTGAACTTTTCCTAAAGAAACTCATTCTGAACTTTCAGTCTTGGCGCAGATCTAACTTGGTGAGGTAGAGATGAGATTCTCAGAAAACTGAACTCACTCACAGtgacaaactcaaggcctgagggccaaatATATGCCAAATTATTTTGTGGGCTTGGAATATTTAGTcaacaaattgaattttaaatgaaagagACTCACAGAGAATTGTGAAGTCTATGAACACATGAAAAAACTGTGGTTAAAGAGTACAATTTCTATATCCAAACACTGAGATAGGATGATAAGAATTCTGACACGCACACTGATATTACAATgcaataaatattaattttgttcGCTGTGTTTAACATGTTatgtgtgattgagtttgacaccccttgGAGTCATGCAGCATCCAGACTTTACTCTGGTGCCAGTTATACCGGGAGCTAATGGCAAGATTTAATAGTTTATTCCCTCATAACCTGAGATTGTGGTTGAATGATGTGGTCAGAGCTGATGTTATGCTCCATGACCTGGACATCATGTTTAGCCTGACATGATGGATGGGTGATCATCACTATGTATGTAATATCAGACactataaatattaaaataatgtaacCGTTTCAAGTTTTCCTCATGTTTAGAATAATACCAATAAAAGTCAGGGCTATCTTAGTTATCACAAGGCCAAGATGGAGGAGCGCACTACTGTTGCTCCACAGATAAAAACAAGGCCATAATTCACATTTATGTTTTGACTTGAAGGAGACCCTCACAGGAGTGTTTTTTTATTCCTATTAATCTGCGATCACTTTGATCCTTGGCGACCTTtaacaaaaactaaaaaagaaTTCGAAAAGATGTGTTCAACAAGCGTTGACTGGTCGCTAAAACTGAACTCAATATTGAACAGGCAAACAGTCCAGAGGGGATTTTTGCTTGACCTATATCAGAAAATGAGTACGACACATTTGTAAGATTGTTAAACAAACACTTTTTGGCTCCAAAATGCTTTGTGTTTGTCCTAAAATATGGTTTGATCTTGGACAAAGTGAGCAGAGGTCATCAAATCTATCCTTTCCAcggtctgaaaataaaaaatatatacttttaaaaactttttttcttctgtgaaaTGCATGTCCATTTTCACTGTTGCCGTAAAATCTGTGGACAGTGGTTGTGATACTTGATGTCCCACAGTGGGATTTTAATTCAGATGATACATTGGTAAAAACCACTTATTCATCATCATATATGTAAGATATTTGCATCATGTAAAGCATATTATTGCCTATAAATTAGACATCAGAAAGAAAGATTGCACCACAGGAAGAAGAGCTAGAATTGTCATACCTGTGCTTGAGCTCATCTTGTGTCCCAGTGGTCGTGACAGACACAGTCATGTGCTACTTGTCCTGGACTCAGACTCACACATATGTTGAGACTCCTCCCAGGCTTAATCTTTAAACAGCGTGAAACATTAATGTCACAACGCACATAGATTGTCAATGTGTATCCCAGCTACAGTATCGCTCCCCGGTCGGTGAGGAGTTTGGTTTCTATCAAGAAGTCGGGTCgctttgtgtgtttatgtttctgctaaagcgggacAAGGCTGAACGGGAGATCCAAGGTTGAGGTCAGGGGAGGAGTATCACATCGGAACAGTTGTAGCCGGCTGGGGGGTGTTGGGGAGGAATACAAGCGAAACATGGTGAAGGttaaatgtaatataaaaaagTGACATATCGAGGCTTCCAACTCACCTCAAGTGTAAGCTCGTGAAGGTGATGGTTTGTGACGTGTGACGGACCTTTTCGGCTGTAGCAACACTCGTTGTTTTCATGGGGGAAAAACATACGTTTGTGAAAATACACATCACTCGacagtggaataaaacaaaggttGTTGAGGTCAGCAGTGCTGTAGCATAACGATTTATCGATGAGAGACGTGACGCAACGATGGTGTCGTTCAAGCTTCtaaccactaggtggcagccaTAACCTTCTAGCATTAAAACAAACCTGAAACTTCGGTAGAACGTGTTGctgttgtcatttaaaaaaaaagtatttacttGACTAAGTAAATTAGTAGTTAATTCTTGtctcaaattattatttatttatctaaaaaaaagttgtttgtcGGTTAAGTCGAATGGGCGATTTTGTCTGCTGCTTTATTACCGAATTTTTACCTTCCAGTTTTAcaaatctgatttatttcaaattaCAAAATTATTAGGACTTAAATGGCTTTGGCTGTGAAGTGATTAACACTCTTGTGTGAGGCTGCAGGGTACAAAGGCCCTCGGAGTCAATTAGTAACTTAACAGGTTCAAAGGTTTGAAAGCAAACTACTCGAAATTCATTATTAAACCACGAGAAATGAATCAGATAGGATAGAAAAAAAGCAATCATTGGCTGCATGATGTTGAGCCTTGacatttgcttatttatttatttattttgtaggtGATATAAAGACCCATAATACAATAGTGTGACACGAGCCTTAAGTACCAATGACGAGAAAAGCTTTACCTTTAACTGCAGCTTGACATATTGAGTGAAAGCTGAAGAAGCCTTCAAAGGAATTTTAAATCATGGTTCCCAGGTCCAAGTGTCAGCAAACACTCGGACACAGGAAGAGACTGGGCTCCCATCTGGGCCTGAACCTTTGCCAAAGTGCTGCAGTGCACTAGCAGTCAAATATATGTAGCAGGGACAAGTACCTGTTTGTATAAAATTTGCCCCCAGGCATGGTTTGATGCTGCTTTAGTGACACTAAAATACCATTTTCATGAACCAGACTTGTCCATTTCTTATATAAAGCTTTCATTCCAGGACCAGTGTGATAGCAATGAAGTGTCTGGGTTAGAATATCCATGGTAACCGATGAATGAATGGCCTGTTCTGGTCGGTCACCACTCTACTTCAtttaataaaattattaatcacaaatcagaatcagaaaaactttattaatcctgaGGGAAATTCTATAAACatattactattttattttattttatttattattttatttatatattattgtaGATTAAATAGATATTTGCATGTGACTGACGTGCAAGTgagaaaacatttatattttaatggtTACTCTGTGTTGTGATCAAgtgcaaaaataaaaggaaaatgaatACTTATCATTATATATTTATGAAATGTAGCGCCAGTTTTGAGACACTGAGTTTTAAGctgtgtcataaaataaaaataaaaccatcacAACTATTGAGAAAAATAGCTAAACAGCATCATAAAATGACTATCATCAATAGGTTGACTCTGTCCTTTGACATTACAGTGTGTTATATAATTTCAATTGGAAAGGTAAAAGGTGGTAACGCCTGTGAGTGACCACTTCATTCTTTActagttttttgttgttgtattttgctGCTTCAGCAATCCACCATCGGTGCTGAATGGCCGACCCATTGCCCTTGCATTTGGTTTCAGGATTGAGTAATGAAGTTACATCCTGTGGCAACTGAAATTGTGGATGTTAAAAGGGGAAATGATGACTGGATTTCACAGTTTACACATGAATGATTGTGTAATTCCTCATTAAACAGCGCTATGGCACAAGaaggcatttttatttatttacttattggATTTGTCACAATAATTTTAATCAAAATCTTAACTGTTCCAATAAATCTTGAGGTCACAGGTAAAATAATGTGCAGGTGGGATTGTAACCAATAGAACATAAGACTAGAAATAattttaaacacaaataaaagaggATTTCAAAAGCTAAAActggatgaagaaaatgaaagtaaataatGCCAATGTCTGGTTGGCAGAGTTTTATGAGCGGACATCTCgtaaatagaaaatgaaagagCTTCAGTGTTGGCTATTTGCTTTACCTCGTGTTACAAACACTCAACcataaaacaatgtaaataaattaaataatacttAGTGACAATGGCAGTCTGAGATTGgagtgatctgattggctgagaGGAACAAGTGTACAAACGTAGTTCTGACGTGAAGTCACTCAGACGAATGATGTGGCAAAAACCAAACGACAAAGAAATAGTTCCAGTTGGACGTGACGTCGTGACACCACTGAGCTCAAGTTAACAGTTTCTATGTTGTTTTATGGTTAAGAGCCTAAACTGTGAAATAACTCGAATGAAGATTCGAGTTGAAATGTCCAGTGGAAACTTATGAAGGCCAAGCGTGTGAGTTGGTATCCATCCGCCTCATTTCCGGGATGTTTTCTCCGCTGACCAACCTCCTCCGCCATTGCAGGTCCAGGGAGTCGGTGTAGCGGCAGTTAGTCGTTAGCCAAGGGAACC is a window from the Synchiropus splendidus isolate RoL2022-P1 chromosome 17, RoL_Sspl_1.0, whole genome shotgun sequence genome containing:
- the nherf4b gene encoding NHERF family PDZ scaffold protein 4b, which gives rise to MSSSTGPVGFKERFIFNPKEGIDNPAMVITDDAATTPSPRLCVLKKDEGAPFGFHLLVERGRAGHIVSKVASGGVADRSGLQNGDRVLEVNGCFINDAAHSEVARKIKLSGHHLCLLTLDGDEYERVLARGQSLEELARKHEGNGREPPRLCHITRDPSTGLGIRFTPVEGNKSRFSVSLLEGGAAEKAGVHKGDLLVWINGAAASDLTPSALTRMMKKCGNHITILVIDGDSDKIYTRRKMPVLPSMAVPHNLPHRARKLRLTTDTGSFGFFLRLERTPSGRTAHTLQSTDNDSPASRAAMRSGELLLEVNGEWVETLTHEEVVECVRKSGRQVCLTTITPQGLEFYNQMGLSPLLFCDDDDDGDAPQTEPKTRKAAALHKVTGGSASPRLCTLQKGPLGFGFNLGQSPQHPGTFVSQVSEGGPGQRAGLQQGDAVLEVNGQNVENKYLEEVIMLVKKGGRSLSLLVVDNTDHGTRDSTHNEEVTRL